A genomic region of Arvicola amphibius chromosome 7, mArvAmp1.2, whole genome shotgun sequence contains the following coding sequences:
- the Prox2 gene encoding prospero homeobox protein 2, with amino-acid sequence MDLPPVLLSSQPQTCSHLAETCMEGERSPPTVELGRDSSFPSGQLPSSSVTDSDWFWNKHIQAKRARVETIVRGMCLSPSPLASGSARDREPSCYPEKVRERKRKQSLPMHQAPLKSGLVWDRASKKGGTRVKEQLHLLKQQLRHLQEHVLQVAEPRAPAQGPGGTEHRSPTRAKPRNNSLSSPRTMESKPQPSSNKDICGAVKPRMVEVQQAEEAMLHPSGPRALVETLRKELSMAMSQAVDSVLQQVLLDPPGHLTQREPSCLGIASEGRSQPSPPGRSAYQPALAIATLPRRVQAQAGVPLGNSSRATLLDSPMCPASPRAVPKPYQSPLSNCPLTAVPSHIWENQILSQLLGRGPEGHWSGSPPQNSSPAQSRTSPESAQQPWGLSQQQLPLSFTPVHLESRPLLPSVEDGAWVGMQDSHPVSNEHIQEGLSPGHLKKAKLMFFFTRYPSSSLLKAYFPDVQFNRCITSQMIKWFSNFREFYYIQMEKYARQAISDGVTDPKMLAVLRDSEIFRVLNTHYNKGNDFEVPDCFLEIATLTLQEFFRAVSTGKDSDPSWKKPIYKIISKLDSDIPEILKSSNYAQELFRS; translated from the exons ATGGATCTACCtcctgttttgctttcttctcagcCGCAGACCTGCTCCCACCTGGCAGAAACCTGCATGGAAGGCGAGAGAAGCCCACCCACAGTAGAGCTGGGCAGAGACTCCTCTTTTCCCAGTGGTCAACTGCCCAGCTCTAGCGTAACTGACTCGGATTGGTTTTGGAATAAGCACATCCAGGCAAAGAGGGCCAGAGTAGAGACTATTGTCCGCGGCATGTGTCTCTCTCCTAGTCCCTTGGCATCGGGCAGTGCGCGAGACAGGGAGCCTTCATGCTATCCAGAAAAGGTCCGGGAGcggaaaagaaagcagagcctTCCGATGCACCAGGCTCCCCTAAAATCAGGTCTTGTCTGGGATCGAGCATCCAAGAAGGGGGGAACCCGGGTAAAAGAGCAGCTCCATCTACTGAAACAACAGCTAAGACATCTCCAGGAGCATGTCCTACAGGTTGCTGAGCCCAGAGCACCTGCGCAGGGCCCAGGAGGTACTGAGCATAGAAGCCCCACGAGGGCAAAGCCGAGGAACAACTCCCTGTCTAGCCCCCGGACCATGGAGAGCAAACCCCAGCCGAGTTCTAACAAGGACATCTGTGGAGCAGTAAAGCCCAGAATGGTTGAGGTACAGCAGGCGGAGGAGGCCATGCTCCATCCTTCTGGACCACGGGCTTTAGTGGAGACGCTGAGGAAAGAACTAAGCATGGCCATGTCCCAGGCTGTGGACTCAGTATTACAACAGGTGCTACTGGATCCACCAGGCCACCTCACCCAGCGGGAACCCAGCTGCCTGGGGATAGCATCAGAGGGCAGAAGCCAGCCTTCACCTCCAGGGAGGAGTGCCTATCAGCCCGCACTTGCTATTGCCACCCTGCCTAGGAGGGTCCAGGCACAAGCTGGGGTGCCCTTGGGTAATTCATCACGGGCTACACTTCTAGATTCTCCTATGTGTCCTGCCTCTCCGAGAGCAGTTCCCAAACCGTATCAGAGTCCCCTGTCAAACTGTCCCTTGACAGCTGTGCCTTCCCACATCTGGGAAAACCAGATTCTTAGCCAGCTTCTGGGTCGTGGGCCCGAAGGCCATTGGAGTGGCAGCCCTCCCCAGAACTCGTCGCCAGCCCAAAGCCGTACCTCCCCAGAGTCTGCCCAGCAGCCTTGGGGTTTGAGCCAGCAGCAGCTCCCCCTGTCGTTCACCCCTGTCCACCTGGAAAGCCGGCCTCTCCTACCCTCTGTTGAAGATGGAGCCTGGGTGGG GATGCAGGATTCACACCCAGTATCTAATGAA CACATCCAGGAAGGCCTGAGCCCTGGTCACTTGAAGAAGGCCAAACTCATGTTTTTCTTCACACGGTACCCCAGTTCCAGCCTCCTGAAAGCGTATTTCCCTGATGTCCAG TTCAACCGCTGCATCACCTCCCAGATGATCAAGTGGTTCAGCAACTTCCGTGAGTTTTATTACATCCAAATGGAAAAGTACGCCCGGCAAGCTATCTCAGACGGTGTCACAGACCCCAAGATGCTGGCGGTTCTCCGTGATTCAGAGATTTTTCGAGTTCTCAATACACACTATAACAAGGGAAATGACTTTGAG GTCCCAGATTGCTTCTTGGAAATTGCCACCTTGACATTACAGGAGTTCTTCAGGGCTGTCTCCACAGGGAAAGATTCAGATCCTTCCTGGAAGAAACCCAtttacaaaattatttcaaaactggACAGTGACATCCCAGAGATACTCAAGTCTTCCAACTATGCCCAGGAACTGTTTCGaagttaa